In one window of Atribacterota bacterium DNA:
- a CDS encoding phosphatase PAP2 family protein, which yields MELIFQGGLRFIENIQQVQSSFLISLFQFFTTLGNEIFYLIFFPFLLWCINFKLGIRIGILFLISVYINSIMKMIFQHPRPFELLPVVQLYPAEGFGFPSGHAQSSILVWCSIAYYRQQKIIWYLAVCLAFLIGLSRIYLGVHFPHDVVGGWILGGFIFYIYHYKLKSQIKNAKISKISFINRLILIAFLPVILVILPNTGDIIIVISVLTGAGWGIVFNQELLHFQGTSGTIKQRVYRFLVGILGVVIFYFGLKILFPKTGHSLYFIFYFIRYAILGLWMTAGAPWVFSMLKIAGEFEEMSS from the coding sequence ATGGAATTGATTTTTCAAGGAGGATTGAGATTTATAGAGAATATTCAGCAGGTGCAATCCTCTTTCTTAATCAGTTTATTTCAATTTTTTACAACCCTCGGTAATGAAATATTTTATTTAATATTTTTTCCTTTTTTGTTATGGTGCATTAATTTTAAATTAGGTATCAGAATTGGTATCTTGTTCTTGATCTCTGTTTATATTAATTCTATCATGAAAATGATATTTCAACATCCTCGCCCATTTGAATTATTGCCGGTAGTTCAGCTTTATCCGGCAGAAGGTTTTGGTTTCCCCAGTGGACATGCCCAATCCTCCATATTGGTATGGTGTAGTATAGCCTATTACAGGCAGCAAAAGATAATCTGGTACCTGGCGGTTTGTTTGGCGTTTCTGATTGGCTTATCCAGAATCTATCTGGGAGTTCATTTTCCTCATGATGTTGTGGGTGGGTGGATTTTAGGCGGATTTATTTTCTATATCTATCACTATAAATTAAAATCCCAAATAAAAAATGCAAAAATATCCAAAATCAGTTTTATTAACAGACTTATTCTAATTGCCTTTTTACCAGTTATTTTAGTTATTTTACCAAATACAGGTGACATTATCATTGTCATTTCCGTTTTAACCGGTGCAGGATGGGGAATAGTCTTTAATCAAGAGTTGCTTCATTTTCAGGGGACCAGTGGAACTATCAAACAAAGAGTATATCGTTTTTTAGTTGGGATACTGGGAGTAGTTATTTTCTATTTTGGATTGAAAATTCTTTTTCCCAAAACAGGTCATTCCTTATATTTTATCTTTTATTTTATCCGTTATGCTATACTTGGTTTGTGGATGACCGCGGGGGCGCCCTGGGTTTTTTCAATGTTAAAGATAGCTGGAGAATTTGAGGAGATGAGTAGTTGA
- a CDS encoding methylated-DNA--[protein]-cysteine S-methyltransferase, which yields MNNPNFNNVFYYSIVKTALGWIGIAGNQEGLRRCVLPENTRESVLLELNRYLHPRQKLIQTDDQFFSVVIRIKEYFDGKVVQFDKDVINLEGYTYFQKNILQKTREIPYGVTKTYKLLAKHAGYPKAYRAVGGVMRINPLPLIIPCHRVIGSYGKLTGFSATGGLELKRKMLESEGVFLKKSRIN from the coding sequence ATGAATAATCCTAATTTTAATAATGTATTTTATTACTCTATAGTTAAAACAGCATTAGGCTGGATTGGTATTGCTGGTAACCAGGAAGGTTTGAGAAGATGTGTTTTACCCGAAAACACAAGAGAAAGTGTTTTGTTAGAACTAAACAGATATTTACATCCACGCCAAAAATTGATTCAGACAGATGACCAATTTTTTTCTGTAGTGATAAGAATTAAGGAATATTTTGACGGCAAGGTAGTTCAATTTGATAAAGATGTTATTAATTTAGAAGGTTATACATATTTTCAAAAGAATATTTTGCAAAAAACCAGGGAAATACCTTATGGGGTTACAAAAACATATAAATTGTTAGCCAAACATGCTGGTTATCCAAAAGCTTATCGCGCTGTGGGAGGAGTAATGAGAATTAATCCGTTGCCACTAATAATTCCATGTCACCGGGTGATTGGAAGCTATGGAAAGTTAACCGGCTTTTCCGCAACCGGTGGACTGGAACTTAAGAGAAAGATGCTTGAATCAGAAGGTGTTTTCTTAAAGAAAAGCAGGATTAATTAA